From Drosophila subpulchrella strain 33 F10 #4 breed RU33 unplaced genomic scaffold, RU_Dsub_v1.1 Primary Assembly Seq354, whole genome shotgun sequence, the proteins below share one genomic window:
- the LOC119559920 gene encoding uncharacterized protein LOC119559920, translating to MKKSHEELNKTPNVTGIAPTTNSAMHGKTKKKEFTPFSKINRLKFKSADALPIATRDYGLMRSTNKSSTPFPRADQGVDATLLKARLNMRRDYENRRHEPYSNLPKKTDSPSISDADSHDHEHFTMRQNSRPSVSVFRRQSLTKDNYKEILSLGTPHPKKGVALNAKALTRRLTDINGLLKMQLVPSQQSEVSPPHRHQRPRKRKIQLSVNADSVASIIPPKDSPVGERMSKSLSRRLTQMDYDASQSSLSGEFQVPEISFAERRRIFHEGEFTIAKYGRKMSDVMMAAPAATEEVLDNSMQYAQKAKEELETYMRSQGLIKISNDQVTMTRNMTRGSAIVSPTGSADIAGEKRIHRKAKPVPPQAQTQNDLMYLG from the exons ATGAAAAAGTCGCACGAAGAACTAAACAAAACACCCAACGTCACGGGCATTGCGCCGACGACCAATTCGGCGATGCATGGTAAAACCAAAAAGAAGGAATTCACTCCGTTTTCAAAGATAAACAGACTGAAATTCAAATCCGCGGATGCGTTACCAATCGCAACCAGGGACTATGGATTAATGCGATCTACAAATAAGTCATCCACTCCATTTCCACGAGCCGATCAAGGGGTAGATGCCACTTTACTGAAGGCTCGTTTGAATATGCGTCGGGACTACGAGAATAGACGACATGAACCATACTCCAATTTACCGAAAAAGACCGACAGCCCCAGTATCAGTGATGCGGACTCCCATGATCATGAACACTTCACCATGCGTCAAAACTCAAGG CCTTCGGTCAGCGTTTTTCGACGCCAATCGCTTACAAAGGATAATTACAAGGAAATATTGTCCCTCGGGACTCCACATCCCAAAAAAGGTGTAGCCCTGAATGCCAAGGCGCTGACCAGACGACTGACCGACATAAATGGTCTGCTCAAGATGCAACTAGTTCCTAGCCAACAGTCAGAAGTAAGTCCTCCTCATCGACATCAGAGGCCAAGGAAAAGGAAGATCCAACTGTCGGTTAACGCCGACAGTGTGGCCTCGATAATCCCACCCAAAGATTCGCCAGTTGGAGAGCGGATGAGTAAGAGTTTGAGCCGGCGGTTGACCCAAATGGACTACGATGCCTCGCAAAGTTCCCTGAGCGGGGAGTTCCAGGTGCCGGAGATCAGCTTTGCGGAGCGTCGGAGGATATTTCATGAGGGCGAGTTCACCATCGCAAAATACGGCCGGAAAATGAGCGATGTGATGATGGCGGCCCCGGCGGCTACTGAAGAGGTGCTCGACAATAGTATGCAATACGCTCAGAAGGCCAAGGAGGAGCTGGAGACCTATATGAGATCGCAGGGTCTGATCAAGATCTCCAACGATCAGGTTACTATGACCCGGAACATGACCCGTGGGTCAGCGATTGTAAGCCCTACGGGATCGGCTGATATTGCAGGGGAGAAACGTATTCATCGAAAAGCCAAGCCAGTCCCACCTCAAGCCCAAACCCAAAATGATTTAATGTATCTTGGCTAG